One window of Tenacibaculum maritimum NCIMB 2154 genomic DNA carries:
- a CDS encoding TlpA family protein disulfide reductase: protein MRRVLLVLTFLLTLQGFSQKKIYYKDIVDDCIATASTDAAMLNDIVYNCIKDKYISNYDFTAIDGTVVSTNEIKKPMLLLTAATWCAPCWGEIPALNKLVEKYHDKVAFVMLFWDKKEGVERMAKKLDKRIVLVPSTEKMKNKSSIKIAGFTHKLDYPSAYLISKRKLILDFKRGAVSPTKKMGWDEVNKVNEEQLEAFIKPIL from the coding sequence ATGAGAAGAGTATTATTGGTTTTAACGTTTTTGTTAACATTGCAAGGTTTTTCACAGAAAAAAATATATTATAAAGATATTGTTGATGATTGTATTGCTACGGCTAGTACTGATGCGGCTATGTTAAATGATATTGTTTATAATTGTATCAAAGATAAGTATATATCAAACTATGATTTTACAGCAATTGATGGTACAGTAGTAAGCACGAACGAAATTAAAAAACCAATGTTACTTTTAACGGCAGCTACATGGTGTGCTCCGTGTTGGGGAGAAATACCAGCGCTTAATAAATTAGTAGAAAAGTACCATGATAAAGTCGCATTCGTAATGTTGTTTTGGGATAAAAAAGAAGGCGTTGAACGAATGGCTAAAAAATTGGATAAAAGAATTGTTTTAGTTCCTTCTACAGAAAAAATGAAAAACAAATCTAGTATAAAAATAGCAGGGTTTACTCATAAGCTAGACTATCCTTCTGCTTATTTAATTTCAAAAAGAAAACTAATACTTGATTTTAAAAGAGGAGCTGTATCTCCAACTAAAAAAATGGGATGGGATGAAGTTAATAAGGTAAATGAAGAACAGTTAGAAGCATTTATCAAACCAATATTATAA
- the hemE gene encoding uroporphyrinogen decarboxylase, producing the protein MIKNDLFLRALKGETVDRPPVWMMRQAGRYLPEFIEIRKKYDFFTRCRTPELASEITVQPIRRYGMDAAILFSDILVIPQAMNIEVEMKPNFGPYLPNPVRDQKGLDSVIIPDVAEELGYVMEAIKATKEKLNDEIPLIGFAGSPWTILCYVVQGQGSKNFDKAKEFCFIKPVLAHELLRRITETTITYLKAKVKAGVNAVQIFDSWGGMLSPVDYQEFSWKYINQIIEALKDEVPVIAFGKGCWFALPEMAKSNASALGVDWTCSARNARYLTGGNMTLQGNFDPSRLLSPPTEIKKMVHEMINEFGKDKYIVNLGHGILPNIPLENAKAFIDAVKEYKI; encoded by the coding sequence ATGATAAAAAACGATTTATTTTTAAGAGCGTTAAAAGGAGAAACGGTTGATAGACCTCCGGTATGGATGATGCGTCAAGCGGGTAGGTATTTACCAGAATTTATAGAAATAAGAAAAAAATACGACTTCTTTACGCGTTGTAGAACACCAGAACTGGCATCGGAAATTACAGTACAGCCTATTCGTAGGTATGGAATGGATGCAGCGATTTTGTTTTCAGACATACTAGTAATTCCACAGGCAATGAATATTGAGGTGGAAATGAAACCTAATTTTGGTCCTTATTTGCCAAACCCTGTTAGAGATCAAAAAGGGTTAGATAGTGTTATAATACCAGACGTAGCGGAAGAATTAGGGTATGTAATGGAAGCTATAAAAGCAACTAAGGAAAAATTAAATGATGAAATTCCGTTAATAGGTTTTGCAGGCTCTCCGTGGACAATATTATGCTATGTAGTGCAAGGTCAAGGATCTAAGAATTTTGATAAAGCAAAAGAATTTTGCTTTATTAAACCAGTTTTGGCACACGAATTGCTTAGAAGAATAACAGAAACAACAATTACTTACTTAAAAGCAAAAGTAAAGGCAGGTGTGAATGCAGTGCAGATTTTTGATTCTTGGGGAGGAATGTTATCTCCAGTAGATTATCAAGAGTTTTCATGGAAATACATTAACCAGATCATAGAAGCTTTAAAAGATGAAGTGCCAGTAATAGCTTTTGGGAAAGGATGTTGGTTTGCTTTGCCAGAAATGGCAAAATCAAATGCATCTGCATTAGGAGTTGATTGGACGTGCTCGGCTAGAAATGCTAGATATTTAACAGGAGGAAATATGACATTGCAAGGGAATTTTGACCCTTCAAGATTGTTGTCTCCACCAACAGAAATTAAAAAAATGGTGCATGAAATGATTAACGAGTTTGGTAAAGATAAATATATTGTTAACTTAGGGCACGGAATTTTACCAAATATACCATTGGAAAATGCAAAAGCATTTATAGATGCAGTCAAAGAATATAAAATTTAA
- the hemL gene encoding glutamate-1-semialdehyde 2,1-aminomutase, translated as MNFKNSQKLYKQGLENLVGAVNSPVRAFASVGGNPLFIKKAKGSKITDVDDNTYVDLVLSYGPMILGHRHKKVQKSIAKALKNGYSFGASTKNEIKLAKMVCDAFPGMDKVRFVNSGTEAVLSGIRLARAFTGKDKIIKFAGCYHGHQDALLVAAGSGLATLSLPGSKGVPEGAVKNTLIAKYNDLDSVKAHFEEHDDIAGVILEPVAGNMGVVTPQNNFLKELKEYLVSKGALLIIDEVMTGFRSKFGGAQELFEVKADITCLGKVIGGGFPVGAYGARNEIMEMVAPLGEMYQAGTLSGNPIAMAAGIATLTTLKKQNPYEKFNEVAQIIEVFLLEKAKKYGIEITVNRFGSMINPFFTAKKVTNFEEAQASDTKKFAVFFWEMMRNGVFLPPSQFEAWFLSSALSDKDIQKIAKAIDKSMEKVANME; from the coding sequence ATGAATTTTAAAAACTCGCAAAAACTATATAAACAAGGATTAGAAAATTTAGTAGGAGCTGTGAACTCTCCTGTAAGGGCATTTGCCTCAGTAGGAGGAAATCCTTTATTTATAAAAAAAGCAAAAGGAAGTAAAATTACAGATGTAGATGATAATACATATGTAGATTTAGTTTTGTCTTATGGACCTATGATTTTAGGGCATCGTCATAAAAAAGTGCAGAAATCAATAGCAAAAGCGCTAAAAAATGGATACTCATTTGGTGCTTCTACAAAGAATGAGATAAAATTAGCTAAGATGGTTTGTGATGCTTTTCCAGGAATGGATAAAGTACGTTTTGTAAATTCAGGTACAGAAGCTGTTTTAAGCGGAATTCGATTGGCAAGAGCCTTCACAGGTAAAGATAAAATCATCAAATTTGCAGGTTGCTATCACGGGCATCAAGATGCATTATTAGTAGCTGCGGGGTCAGGGTTAGCAACATTAAGTTTGCCAGGGAGTAAAGGAGTGCCAGAAGGAGCTGTTAAAAATACCTTAATAGCAAAGTATAATGACTTGGATAGTGTAAAAGCTCATTTTGAAGAACATGATGATATTGCTGGGGTAATTTTGGAACCTGTTGCAGGAAATATGGGGGTAGTAACACCTCAAAATAATTTTTTAAAAGAGTTAAAAGAATATTTAGTATCTAAAGGAGCACTGCTAATTATAGATGAAGTAATGACCGGTTTTCGGTCTAAATTTGGAGGAGCACAAGAACTGTTTGAAGTTAAGGCAGATATTACGTGTTTAGGAAAGGTAATAGGAGGAGGTTTCCCGGTGGGAGCTTATGGAGCGCGTAATGAAATTATGGAAATGGTAGCACCCCTAGGAGAAATGTATCAAGCGGGAACATTAAGTGGGAACCCTATTGCAATGGCTGCCGGAATAGCAACTTTAACAACGTTAAAAAAACAAAACCCCTATGAAAAATTCAATGAAGTAGCACAAATTATAGAAGTCTTTTTATTAGAAAAAGCAAAGAAATACGGGATAGAAATAACCGTTAATAGATTTGGATCTATGATTAATCCCTTTTTTACCGCTAAAAAAGTAACCAATTTTGAAGAGGCTCAAGCTTCTGATACCAAAAAATTTGCAGTTTTCTTTTGGGAGATGATGCGTAATGGAGTGTTTTTACCTCCATCTCAATTTGAAGCTTGGTTTTTATCTTCTGCGTTAAGTGATAAAGATATACAAAAAATAGCAAAAGCTATTGACAAGAGTATGGAAAAGGTAGCTAATATGGAATAA
- the hemB gene encoding porphobilinogen synthase, which produces MFRTRRLRRTEGIRRLVRETKLSVDDFIYPLFIEEGKDIEMEIPSMPGIKRYSLDTIAKEIEEVIALNIPAVLLFGIPSKKDDEGTETWNDDGIMQQAIRFIKKNYPSLYVITDVCFCEYTNHGHCGVIHDNDVDNDATLVNLAKQTVSHARAGADMVAPSGMMDGTIAMMREALDNTGFSNLPIMGYSVKYASGFYGPFREAVDSAPSFGDRRTYQMDPSNRDEGMREATFDDQEGADILMVKPALSYLDIIRDLKNNFDRPIACYNVSGEYAMVKAAAEKGWIDEEKVMMESLLSMKRAGADIIITYFAKQAARILLKK; this is translated from the coding sequence ATGTTTAGAACAAGAAGATTACGTCGCACAGAGGGAATAAGAAGACTGGTGAGAGAAACAAAGTTGTCTGTTGACGATTTTATTTACCCATTATTTATAGAGGAAGGTAAAGATATTGAGATGGAAATACCCTCAATGCCTGGCATCAAGCGTTATTCTTTAGATACTATAGCAAAAGAAATAGAAGAGGTCATTGCATTGAATATTCCTGCGGTGTTGTTATTCGGAATTCCATCTAAGAAAGATGATGAAGGAACCGAAACGTGGAATGATGATGGAATTATGCAGCAAGCCATTCGCTTTATAAAGAAAAATTATCCGAGTTTATATGTAATTACAGATGTTTGCTTTTGTGAATATACAAATCACGGACATTGTGGAGTAATTCATGATAATGATGTAGATAATGATGCTACCTTAGTAAACCTAGCAAAACAAACGGTTTCTCATGCAAGAGCAGGAGCAGATATGGTAGCTCCTTCAGGAATGATGGATGGAACAATTGCAATGATGAGAGAGGCGTTGGATAATACAGGTTTCTCAAATTTACCAATTATGGGGTACTCCGTAAAATATGCCTCGGGTTTTTATGGCCCTTTTAGAGAAGCCGTAGATTCAGCACCTTCATTTGGAGATAGAAGAACGTACCAAATGGATCCTTCTAATAGAGATGAAGGAATGAGAGAAGCTACTTTTGATGATCAGGAAGGAGCAGATATTTTAATGGTGAAACCAGCATTATCTTATTTAGATATCATAAGAGATTTAAAAAATAATTTTGATAGACCAATTGCTTGCTATAATGTAAGTGGTGAATACGCTATGGTAAAAGCAGCTGCCGAAAAAGGTTGGATTGATGAAGAGAAGGTGATGATGGAAAGCTTGTTATCAATGAAAAGAGCGGGAGCAGACATTATTATTACTTATTTTGCAAAGCAGGCAGCAAGAATATTGTTAAAAAAATAA
- the hemC gene encoding hydroxymethylbilane synthase, with amino-acid sequence MQKTIRIGTRDSQLALWQANKVRNELNELGYETAIVPIKSTGDIVLDKPLYELGITGIFTKNLDIAMLNGDIDVAVHSLKDVPTVLPEGIIQAAVLKRANYNDILVLKDNEEFFAQPNGVIATGSLRRKAQWLNRYPTHEVVDLRGNVNTRLQKLRDNEWNGAVFAAAGLERIGLRPKGAINLSWMIPAPAQGTIMITALEEDDFVKDACEQLNHYETQVCTNIEREFLNRLEGGCTAPIGALAYIDEKTEEINFKGVLLSRDGKKKLSVTKNAKLGRHRYLAKDCADYIINRGGKQIMAEDEGLEREFAIYSTKKLSEMQKKLLPISVNIEDSDFIKTRFNRIAPKIVKNEIRHIIITSKNGVEAILHNFSPEELQFKNIYCVGRRTKKLIEQKIGKVAHSERNAEKLAVYLSDKIKGEEVTYFCSNLRLETLPKVLAENNIVVNEVEVYKTMYSPVQVAEKVNGILFYSPSTVASYIEKNKANKIAFCIGESTAKEARKHFENVQVANVPTVESVIEMVNLHFVKK; translated from the coding sequence ATGCAAAAGACAATTAGGATAGGAACGCGCGACAGTCAATTAGCACTGTGGCAAGCGAACAAAGTTCGTAATGAATTAAATGAATTAGGTTACGAAACAGCAATTGTTCCTATAAAATCAACAGGAGATATCGTTCTAGATAAACCTCTATATGAATTAGGAATTACAGGAATTTTTACTAAAAATTTAGATATAGCAATGTTAAATGGAGACATAGACGTTGCTGTTCATTCTTTAAAAGATGTACCAACGGTATTACCAGAAGGAATCATACAGGCAGCTGTTTTAAAAAGAGCCAATTATAATGATATTTTGGTATTGAAGGATAATGAAGAATTCTTTGCCCAGCCTAATGGAGTCATAGCCACTGGAAGTTTAAGAAGAAAAGCGCAATGGCTGAACAGATACCCAACACACGAAGTAGTCGATTTAAGAGGGAATGTAAATACACGTTTGCAAAAATTGAGAGACAATGAGTGGAACGGAGCTGTTTTTGCAGCGGCAGGTTTAGAAAGAATAGGATTGAGGCCTAAAGGAGCTATTAACCTTTCGTGGATGATTCCAGCACCAGCACAAGGAACCATAATGATTACTGCGTTGGAGGAAGATGATTTTGTAAAAGATGCTTGTGAACAGTTAAACCATTATGAAACCCAAGTTTGTACTAATATAGAAAGAGAGTTTTTAAATAGATTAGAAGGAGGTTGTACCGCTCCAATAGGAGCATTGGCTTACATTGATGAGAAAACAGAAGAAATAAATTTCAAAGGAGTATTGTTAAGTAGAGATGGAAAGAAAAAATTATCAGTTACTAAAAATGCAAAATTAGGACGTCATAGATATCTAGCAAAAGATTGTGCTGATTATATCATCAATAGAGGAGGTAAACAAATCATGGCAGAAGATGAAGGATTGGAAAGAGAATTTGCAATCTATTCTACAAAGAAGCTTTCTGAAATGCAGAAAAAACTATTACCTATTTCTGTAAATATAGAAGATAGTGATTTTATAAAAACTAGGTTTAATAGAATTGCTCCTAAAATCGTGAAAAATGAAATAAGACATATAATTATAACGAGCAAAAATGGAGTGGAAGCTATTTTACATAACTTTTCTCCAGAGGAATTACAATTTAAAAATATTTATTGCGTAGGTAGAAGAACTAAAAAACTCATTGAACAAAAAATAGGAAAGGTAGCTCATTCTGAAAGAAATGCAGAAAAGCTAGCAGTTTATCTTTCTGATAAAATAAAGGGAGAAGAAGTCACTTATTTTTGCAGTAATTTACGCTTAGAAACATTGCCTAAAGTATTAGCAGAAAATAATATTGTAGTGAATGAAGTTGAAGTGTACAAAACTATGTATAGTCCCGTTCAAGTAGCAGAAAAGGTAAATGGAATACTTTTTTATAGCCCTTCTACAGTAGCCAGTTATATTGAAAAGAATAAAGCGAATAAAATAGCTTTTTGTATTGGAGAAAGTACTGCAAAAGAAGCGAGAAAGCACTTTGAAAATGTGCAGGTAGCAAATGTGCCTACAGTAGAAAGTGTTATAGAAATGGTAAACTTACATTTTGTTAAAAAATAA
- the hemA gene encoding glutamyl-tRNA reductase, producing MDTEQYNTNLYNIGVSYKKADATIRGKFSLSKEKQIALLNEAKEKGMKGIFVLSTCNRTEITGFAQHPFQLISMLCKYSNGSVEEFAKVSNVHKNQDAINHLFRMGTGLDSQILGDYEIVGQLRQAYRQAKEIETTNAYFERLLNHVMQASKRVKNETKLSSGTTSVSYAAVQYITKNLPDYNTKNILVFGLGKMGKHTCKNLAEYTENKSVCLINRTAQKVDDFVKEHPYIRKGSYINLSEEIEATDILIVSTGADTPTITKEHVRADKKMLILDLSMPANVSKEVAELENVVLVNVDELSKITDETLAIRQQEVPLAETIIEKHKEEFNEWLNHRRFTPAINALKQSLEAIQQDEINFHKKKIKDFDETQAEVITSRFIQKITTQFVKHLKNEETSVNQTIEVMSKMFGTKLETINAKDN from the coding sequence ATGGATACGGAACAATACAATACAAATTTATACAATATAGGAGTTAGCTATAAGAAGGCAGACGCAACTATTCGTGGTAAATTTTCATTATCAAAAGAAAAGCAGATAGCACTTTTAAATGAAGCTAAAGAAAAAGGGATGAAAGGCATTTTTGTACTTTCAACATGTAACAGAACTGAAATAACAGGTTTTGCACAGCATCCCTTTCAATTAATCAGTATGCTATGCAAATATTCTAACGGATCAGTGGAAGAATTTGCTAAAGTTTCAAACGTACATAAAAACCAAGATGCTATAAACCATTTGTTTAGAATGGGAACAGGCTTGGATAGCCAAATATTAGGGGATTATGAAATAGTAGGACAATTAAGGCAGGCGTATAGACAAGCAAAGGAAATAGAAACTACCAATGCATATTTTGAACGCTTACTAAACCATGTGATGCAGGCTAGTAAACGAGTAAAAAATGAAACAAAATTAAGTTCAGGAACAACTTCTGTATCTTATGCGGCAGTGCAGTACATTACCAAAAATTTACCAGATTACAATACAAAGAATATTTTAGTTTTTGGATTGGGTAAAATGGGAAAGCATACTTGTAAAAATCTAGCAGAATATACAGAAAACAAGTCGGTTTGCTTAATCAATAGAACGGCACAAAAAGTAGATGACTTTGTAAAAGAACATCCCTATATAAGGAAAGGATCCTATATTAATTTATCAGAAGAAATAGAAGCTACTGATATCTTGATAGTTTCCACTGGTGCAGATACTCCTACCATTACTAAAGAGCATGTAAGGGCAGATAAGAAAATGCTAATACTAGACTTGTCAATGCCTGCAAATGTTTCAAAAGAAGTGGCTGAATTAGAGAATGTTGTTTTAGTAAACGTAGATGAATTGTCAAAAATTACAGATGAAACATTGGCAATTAGGCAGCAAGAAGTACCTCTTGCAGAAACTATTATAGAAAAGCATAAAGAAGAATTTAATGAATGGTTAAACCATAGGCGATTTACTCCAGCTATTAATGCATTAAAACAATCTTTAGAAGCTATTCAACAAGATGAAATAAATTTTCACAAGAAAAAAATTAAAGACTTTGATGAAACTCAAGCAGAAGTCATCACGTCAAGATTCATACAAAAAATAACCACACAGTTTGTTAAACATTTAAAAAACGAAGAAACTTCTGTAAATCAGACAATTGAAGTAATGTCGAAAATGTTTGGAACAAAGTTAGAAACAATCAATGCAAAAGACAATTAG
- a CDS encoding helix-turn-helix domain-containing protein, with the protein MSENIAESTFKEVSLEPGFFVLKFQNNTDTIEHYNRDIDSSYIQLHYCVKGNCKFNFNNNNYSLNVLDRHSIFLYNPQQKLPINLEILPKTSLVSILISIEKFHALFSKEAAYIPFLSEDNKNKKYYDDTEISPNVLIVLQQILTAKNHSSIRNLYIKGKTYELLSLHFDSGENTSDEYCPFLVDEQNVLKIRKAKDIIISRMAEPPSLQELASEIGLSLKKLKEGFKQIYGDTVYSFLFDYKMEHARKLLESNQHNVNEVGLQVGYSTASHFITAFKKKFGTTPKQYVINNKQTNES; encoded by the coding sequence ATGTCAGAAAATATCGCAGAAAGTACATTTAAAGAAGTTTCTTTAGAACCTGGTTTTTTTGTTCTAAAATTCCAAAATAACACTGATACAATCGAGCACTACAATAGAGATATCGATAGCTCATATATACAATTACATTACTGTGTTAAAGGAAATTGCAAATTCAACTTTAACAATAATAACTATAGTTTAAACGTATTGGATAGACATTCTATATTCTTATACAATCCGCAACAAAAACTACCTATTAATTTAGAAATTTTACCTAAAACCTCTTTGGTTTCTATTTTAATCTCGATTGAAAAATTTCACGCATTATTTTCAAAAGAAGCCGCTTATATTCCTTTTTTAAGTGAAGATAACAAAAATAAAAAGTACTATGATGATACTGAAATATCACCAAATGTTCTCATTGTTCTTCAACAAATACTTACTGCCAAAAACCATAGCTCTATAAGAAACCTATACATCAAAGGAAAAACTTACGAATTACTGAGTTTGCATTTTGACAGCGGAGAAAATACAAGCGATGAATATTGCCCTTTTTTAGTGGATGAACAAAATGTACTCAAAATAAGAAAGGCTAAAGATATTATTATCTCTAGAATGGCTGAGCCCCCTAGTTTACAAGAGCTCGCTAGTGAAATTGGGTTAAGCTTAAAAAAACTAAAGGAAGGCTTTAAACAAATTTATGGAGATACCGTATATAGTTTCTTATTCGATTATAAAATGGAACATGCAAGAAAACTACTAGAAAGCAATCAACACAATGTAAATGAAGTTGGACTGCAAGTTGGCTATAGTACTGCCAGTCATTTTATTACCGCTTTCAAGAAAAAGTTTGGTACAACTCCCAAACAATATGTAATTAATAATAAGCAAACAAACGAATCATAA
- a CDS encoding TrmH family RNA methyltransferase has protein sequence MKQLTHYDIKNKEQQFPITIVCDAIRTPENIGMCFRISESFGVSKIYLHKTSPSTENRIVKKTARNTLQQISYELYDDFETTIHQLKKEGNTIIGIEITDESIAIQDFNFAQYEKIVLLLGSERNGIENINLVDTTVAIPMYGKNSSMNVIHSLSIALYEATNQLKDK, from the coding sequence GTGAAACAATTAACCCATTACGATATTAAAAATAAAGAACAACAGTTTCCTATTACGATTGTTTGTGATGCTATTAGGACACCGGAAAACATTGGAATGTGCTTTCGTATTTCTGAAAGCTTTGGTGTTTCTAAAATATATTTACATAAAACATCTCCTTCTACTGAAAATAGAATTGTAAAAAAAACTGCCAGAAATACACTTCAACAAATTTCTTATGAGCTTTATGATGACTTTGAAACGACTATCCATCAGTTAAAAAAAGAAGGAAATACCATTATTGGTATTGAAATTACTGATGAGAGTATTGCTATTCAAGATTTCAATTTTGCTCAATATGAGAAAATCGTTTTACTTTTGGGAAGTGAACGCAATGGTATAGAAAATATTAATTTGGTAGATACAACAGTCGCTATACCAATGTATGGAAAAAATTCTTCTATGAATGTCATTCATAGTTTATCTATAGCACTGTATGAAGCTACCAATCAATTAAAAGACAAATAA
- the hemH gene encoding ferrochelatase, producing MKGILLINLGSPDSTQVKDVRKYLDEFLMDERVIDIPYWKRFLLIKGIILRTRPKKSAEAYKKIWWKEGSPLVVISERFTKKVANNTEMPVALAMRYGSNNIEKGFKELVNKGVNDILIVPLYPHYAMSSTETVEVKAEEVRTKYYPHVKTEVLPSFYNHPDYIKVMSDNLKKNLEDFDYDHILFSYHGIPERHILKSDPTKQHCKIDGSCCETASVAHKTCYRHQCFETTKEIAKKLGLKESNYSNSFQSRLLKDPWLKPYTDFELERLPKEEGKKNLAVITPAFVADCLETLEEIAMEGKEEFMENGGETYKHIPCMNDNDDWVAVMNKWIDTWAAK from the coding sequence ATGAAAGGAATTTTACTGATAAACCTTGGCTCTCCAGACAGCACTCAAGTTAAAGATGTGCGTAAATATTTAGATGAATTTTTAATGGATGAACGTGTTATTGACATCCCATACTGGAAGCGTTTCTTATTGATTAAGGGAATTATTTTACGTACGCGTCCAAAAAAATCAGCCGAGGCTTATAAAAAAATATGGTGGAAAGAAGGCTCTCCTCTCGTAGTTATTTCTGAACGTTTTACTAAAAAAGTAGCAAACAATACTGAAATGCCTGTTGCTTTAGCAATGAGATACGGATCTAACAATATTGAAAAAGGATTTAAAGAGTTAGTAAATAAAGGAGTAAACGATATTTTAATTGTTCCTTTATATCCTCATTATGCAATGTCTTCTACTGAAACCGTGGAGGTAAAAGCAGAGGAAGTAAGAACAAAATATTATCCACATGTAAAAACCGAAGTTCTTCCTTCTTTTTACAACCACCCTGACTATATCAAGGTAATGAGTGATAATCTCAAAAAAAATCTAGAAGATTTCGATTACGATCATATTTTATTTTCTTACCATGGCATTCCTGAGCGACATATTTTAAAATCCGATCCAACAAAACAGCATTGTAAAATTGATGGCAGTTGTTGTGAAACGGCCTCTGTTGCCCATAAAACTTGCTACCGACATCAATGTTTTGAAACCACCAAAGAAATTGCTAAAAAATTAGGCTTAAAAGAAAGTAACTATAGTAATTCTTTTCAATCAAGATTACTAAAAGATCCTTGGCTAAAGCCTTATACTGATTTTGAGTTGGAACGACTTCCTAAAGAAGAAGGTAAAAAGAATCTTGCCGTTATTACTCCTGCCTTTGTAGCTGATTGCTTAGAAACCCTAGAAGAAATAGCTATGGAAGGTAAAGAAGAGTTTATGGAGAATGGAGGAGAAACTTATAAACACATTCCTTGTATGAATGATAATGATGACTGGGTTGCTGTTATGAATAAATGGATTGATACATGGGCTGCAAAATAA
- a CDS encoding CopD family protein — protein MDFLYVKALHIIFVVTWFAGLFYMVRLFIYHAEAEKKPDPAKEILQTQYQLMEKRLWYIITWPSAILASFFAFWLLYKNPIYLEMPWMHVKLSFVLALYFYQGACHKMFQQFQKNNIKYSSFKLRIWNEVATIILFAIVFLVVLKSAINWVWGVVGILLVSILLMLSIRLYKKVRAKKNWDKQVQELIDKDQNSN, from the coding sequence ATGGATTTTTTATACGTAAAAGCGCTACACATTATTTTTGTAGTCACCTGGTTTGCTGGATTATTTTATATGGTTCGTTTATTTATTTATCATGCTGAAGCAGAAAAAAAACCAGATCCTGCTAAAGAAATTTTACAAACTCAATACCAACTAATGGAAAAGCGACTATGGTATATTATCACATGGCCTTCTGCTATTTTAGCTAGCTTCTTTGCTTTTTGGCTATTATATAAGAATCCCATTTATTTAGAAATGCCTTGGATGCATGTAAAACTTTCTTTTGTTTTAGCCTTATATTTTTACCAAGGAGCTTGCCATAAAATGTTTCAACAATTTCAAAAAAATAACATAAAGTATTCTTCTTTTAAACTTCGTATTTGGAATGAAGTTGCCACTATTATTTTATTTGCAATTGTATTTTTAGTGGTCTTAAAAAGCGCCATCAATTGGGTATGGGGAGTCGTTGGCATTCTTTTAGTATCTATTTTATTAATGCTAAGCATTCGATTGTACAAAAAAGTACGCGCCAAAAAGAACTGGGATAAACAGGTTCAAGAATTAATTGACAAAGACCAAAACAGCAATTAA